From a region of the Arachis ipaensis cultivar K30076 chromosome B09, Araip1.1, whole genome shotgun sequence genome:
- the LOC107619099 gene encoding putative hydrolase C777.06c isoform X3 has protein sequence MSGTMKKKKIFLVCSKAAQPGNKNRRLNTSILVRHPGSSGTHNILIDAGKFFYHSALQWFPAFGIRTLDAVIITHSHADAIGGLDDLRDWTNNVQPHIPIYVAKRDFELAFNLRLLTIQVYISSLNAFSGFLVEVMQLIILKVMKNTHYYLVDTSVITTGAAVSDLQFNIISEEPFSVHGLKITPLPVWHGKGYRSLGFRFGNICYISDVSDIPEETYPLLKDCEILILDALRPDRSSATHFGLPRALDEVRKIQPKRTLFTGMMHLMDHEEVNDYLTKLLESEGLDVQLSYDGLRIPITV, from the exons ATGTCCGGTacaatgaagaaaaaaaaaatctttttg GTATGTTCAAAGGCTGCTCAGCCGGGCAATAAGAATAGGAGACTTAACACGAGCATCCTTGTTCGTCACCCGGGCTCCTCAGGAACTCACAACATTCTTATAGATGCTGGAAA ATTTTTCTATCACAGTGCTCTGCAATGGTTTCCTGCATTTGG GATAAGAACACTTGATGCAGTAATTATCACTCATTCACATGCAGATGCCATTGGAG GTCTTGATGATCTTAGAGATTGGACAAACAATGTTCAGCCACACATTCCAATATACGTGGCCAAGCGTGATTTTGAG CTTGCTTTCAACCTTAGGTTGTTGACTATTCAAGTATATATATCTAGTCTTAATGCTTTCTCTGGATTTCTTGTGGAAGTTATGCAACTAATTATATTGAAG GTGATGAAGAATACCCATTATTATTTAGTAGATACTAGTGTCATCACAACTGGTGCTGCTGTCTCAGACTTGCAATTCAATATTATATCTGAAGAACCATTTTCTGTACATGGACTGAAG ATTACTCCATTACCAGTGTGGCATGGCAAAGGTTACCGATCCCTTGGATTTCGTTTCGGTAATATTTGTTACATAAG TGATGTCAGTGATATTCCAGAAGAAACTTATCCACTTTTGAAGGATTGTGAAATTCTAATATTG GACGCTCTACGGCCTGATCGCTCCTCTGCCACACATTTTGGACTTCCAAGG GCGCTAGATGAAGTCCGAAAAATTCAACCCAAAAGGACACTCTTTACAG GTATGATGCATCTGATGGATCATGAAGAAGTGAATGACTATCTTACAAAATTATTGGAATCTGAGGGCCTTGATGTACAATTGAGCTATGATGGGCTTCGTATTCCAATCACAGTTTAG
- the LOC107618586 gene encoding protein indeterminate-domain 7, protein MSMMKSLIFQQQQNQQQQQVVVVEENMSNLTSASNEGNNSVSSGTRTEIGTFMTPPPTSSDTSTQPPSKKKRNLPGNPDPDAEVIALSPKSLLATNRFMCEICNKGFQRDQNLQLHRRGHNLPWKLKQRTSKEIRKKVYVCPEPSCVHHDPSRALGDLTGIKKHFCRKHGEKKWKCEKCSKKYAVQSDWKAHSKTCGTREYRCDCGTLFSRRDSFITHRAFCDALAQETARTTTTTSTTTIPQLHHQFNNPQIFPLKKEPLQLHHQSFNLVRTELPPWLGSSSSSSNTPTPSQNNHQGQDFLNLHENNENPNPNPNPNPRLVGVGGPTIEGYPSAHMSATALLQKAAQMGATMSSSIGPHHQSHVSVNPSATLNHFPLNLSSRDHHHHNHNHITTTTTTTTTTTAAPSSSSSLLHDVMMMNSFSSGFEAAQFDDPFGGILVSNNNITKKDGDDNGNGNGNDGNNNNNFLLHDTLPKATTTTANDRGGGRGGGAKEELTRDFLGLRPLSHSDILNIAAMGNCMNDQQNLPQKHW, encoded by the exons ATGAGCATGATGAAGAGTTTGATATTCCAACAACAACAAAATCAGCAGCAGCAACAAGTGGTGGTAGTGGAAGAAAACATGTCTAATTTGACTTCAGCTTCAAACGAAGGTAATAACAGTGTTTCCTCAGGTACAAGAACTGAAATTGGAACCTTCATGACTCCACCACCAACATCATCTGACACTTCTACACAGCCACcatcaaagaaaaagagaaacCTTCCCGGCAACCCAG ACCCAGATGCTGAGGTAATAGCTTTATCTCCAAAATCTCTCTTAGCAACAAACAGATTCATGTGTGAGATCTGCAACAAAGGGTTCCAGAGAGACCAAAACCTACAACTCCACAGAAGAGGCCACAACCTACCATGGAAGCTGAAGCAGAGAACAAGCAAAGAGATAAGGAAGAAAGTGTACGTGTGTCCTGAACCCAGTTGCGTCCACCACGACCCGTCACGGGCCCTGGGGGACTTGACTGGGATCAAGAAACACTTCTGTAGGAAGCATGGTGAGAAGAAGTGGAAGTGTGAGAAGTGTTCAAAGAAGTATGCAGTTCAATCTGATTGGAAAGCGCATTCCAAGACCTGTGGCACTAGAGAGTACAGATGTGACTGTGGAACTCTCTTCTCAAG GAGGGACAGTTTCATAACCCACAGAGCCTTCTGTGATGCACTTGCACAAGAGACAgcaagaaccaccaccaccacttcaacaacaacaatacccCAACTTCATCATCAATTCAATAATCCCCAAATTTTCCCATTGAAGAAAGAGCCATTACAGTTACACCACCAAAGTTTCAACCTTGTTAGGACAGAACTACCCCCATGGCTTGGAAGTAGCAGTAGTAGTAGTAATACTCCAACCCCATCACAAAATAATCATCAAGGTCAAGACTTTTTGAATCTCCATGAAAATAATGAGAACCCAAATCCAAATCCAAACCCTAACCCTAGGCTTGTAGGTGTTGGTGGTCCCACAATTGAAGGGTACCCTTCAGCTCACATGTCAGCAACAGCTTTGCTGCAAAAAGCAGCTCAGATGGGTGCAACCATGAGCAGCAGCATTGGGCCCCACCATCAAAGTCACGTGTCTGTTAATCCTTCTGCCACTCTTAATCACTTTCCTTTGAATTTGTCCTCACGTGATCACCACCACCATAACCATAACCATAtcaccacaaccaccaccaccactaccaccacaaCTGctgctccttcttcttcttcttctcttcttcatgatgtcaTGATGATGAACTCTTTCTCTTCTGGATTTGAAGCGGCACAGTTTGATGATCCCTTTGGTGGAATTCTTGTTAGTAATAATAATATCACAAAGAAAGATGGTGATGATAATGGTAACGGTAATGGTAATGatggcaataataataataacttctTGTTGCATGATACTCTTCCAAAGGCAACAACCACCACCGCCAATGACCGTGGTGGTGGCCGTGGCGGCGGTGCAAAAGAAGAGTTGACGAGGGATTTCTTGGGTCTAAGGCCACTTTCCCATAGTGACATTCTCAACATTGCTGCTATGGGAAACTGTATGAATGATCAGCAAAACCTACCTCAAAAGCAttggtaa
- the LOC107619099 gene encoding putative hydrolase C777.06c isoform X1 gives MVVAPSIRLFPPSFSSIPFPHRSPFSSRWRSPSSVSLLLPIHSRLQSTSANGDIGVELPGDQAEIIFMGTGTSEGIPRVSCLTNPLKKCPVCSKAAQPGNKNRRLNTSILVRHPGSSGTHNILIDAGKFFYHSALQWFPAFGIRTLDAVIITHSHADAIGGLDDLRDWTNNVQPHIPIYVAKRDFELAFNLRLLTIQVYISSLNAFSGFLVEVMQLIILKVMKNTHYYLVDTSVITTGAAVSDLQFNIISEEPFSVHGLKITPLPVWHGKGYRSLGFRFGNICYISDVSDIPEETYPLLKDCEILILDALRPDRSSATHFGLPRALDEVRKIQPKRTLFTGMMHLMDHEEVNDYLTKLLESEGLDVQLSYDGLRIPITV, from the exons ATGGTGGTTGCTCCCTCCATTCGGCTTTTCCCACCTTCCTTCTCCTCCATTCCCTTTCCTCATCGCTCTCCCTTTTCTTCCCGTTGGCGCTCTCCTTCTTCCGTCTCTCTTCTCCTTCCCATTCACTCTCGCCTCCAATCCA CTTCCGCAAATGGAGATATTGGGGTTGAATTACCTGGTGATCAGGCAGAGATTATATTCATGGGGACTGGAACCAGTGAAGGGATACCTAGAGTTAGCTGCTTGACTAATCCTCTGAAAAAATGTCCG GTATGTTCAAAGGCTGCTCAGCCGGGCAATAAGAATAGGAGACTTAACACGAGCATCCTTGTTCGTCACCCGGGCTCCTCAGGAACTCACAACATTCTTATAGATGCTGGAAA ATTTTTCTATCACAGTGCTCTGCAATGGTTTCCTGCATTTGG GATAAGAACACTTGATGCAGTAATTATCACTCATTCACATGCAGATGCCATTGGAG GTCTTGATGATCTTAGAGATTGGACAAACAATGTTCAGCCACACATTCCAATATACGTGGCCAAGCGTGATTTTGAG CTTGCTTTCAACCTTAGGTTGTTGACTATTCAAGTATATATATCTAGTCTTAATGCTTTCTCTGGATTTCTTGTGGAAGTTATGCAACTAATTATATTGAAG GTGATGAAGAATACCCATTATTATTTAGTAGATACTAGTGTCATCACAACTGGTGCTGCTGTCTCAGACTTGCAATTCAATATTATATCTGAAGAACCATTTTCTGTACATGGACTGAAG ATTACTCCATTACCAGTGTGGCATGGCAAAGGTTACCGATCCCTTGGATTTCGTTTCGGTAATATTTGTTACATAAG TGATGTCAGTGATATTCCAGAAGAAACTTATCCACTTTTGAAGGATTGTGAAATTCTAATATTG GACGCTCTACGGCCTGATCGCTCCTCTGCCACACATTTTGGACTTCCAAGG GCGCTAGATGAAGTCCGAAAAATTCAACCCAAAAGGACACTCTTTACAG GTATGATGCATCTGATGGATCATGAAGAAGTGAATGACTATCTTACAAAATTATTGGAATCTGAGGGCCTTGATGTACAATTGAGCTATGATGGGCTTCGTATTCCAATCACAGTTTAG
- the LOC107619099 gene encoding putative hydrolase C777.06c isoform X2: protein MVVAPSIRLFPPSFSSIPFPHRSPFSSRWRSPSSVSLLLPIHSRLQSTSANGDIGVELPGDQAEIIFMGTGTSEGIPRVSCLTNPLKKCPVCSKAAQPGNKNRRLNTSILVRHPGSSGTHNILIDAGKFFYHSALQWFPAFGIRTLDAVIITHSHADAIGGLDDLRDWTNNVQPHIPIYVAKRDFEVMKNTHYYLVDTSVITTGAAVSDLQFNIISEEPFSVHGLKITPLPVWHGKGYRSLGFRFGNICYISDVSDIPEETYPLLKDCEILILDALRPDRSSATHFGLPRALDEVRKIQPKRTLFTGMMHLMDHEEVNDYLTKLLESEGLDVQLSYDGLRIPITV, encoded by the exons ATGGTGGTTGCTCCCTCCATTCGGCTTTTCCCACCTTCCTTCTCCTCCATTCCCTTTCCTCATCGCTCTCCCTTTTCTTCCCGTTGGCGCTCTCCTTCTTCCGTCTCTCTTCTCCTTCCCATTCACTCTCGCCTCCAATCCA CTTCCGCAAATGGAGATATTGGGGTTGAATTACCTGGTGATCAGGCAGAGATTATATTCATGGGGACTGGAACCAGTGAAGGGATACCTAGAGTTAGCTGCTTGACTAATCCTCTGAAAAAATGTCCG GTATGTTCAAAGGCTGCTCAGCCGGGCAATAAGAATAGGAGACTTAACACGAGCATCCTTGTTCGTCACCCGGGCTCCTCAGGAACTCACAACATTCTTATAGATGCTGGAAA ATTTTTCTATCACAGTGCTCTGCAATGGTTTCCTGCATTTGG GATAAGAACACTTGATGCAGTAATTATCACTCATTCACATGCAGATGCCATTGGAG GTCTTGATGATCTTAGAGATTGGACAAACAATGTTCAGCCACACATTCCAATATACGTGGCCAAGCGTGATTTTGAG GTGATGAAGAATACCCATTATTATTTAGTAGATACTAGTGTCATCACAACTGGTGCTGCTGTCTCAGACTTGCAATTCAATATTATATCTGAAGAACCATTTTCTGTACATGGACTGAAG ATTACTCCATTACCAGTGTGGCATGGCAAAGGTTACCGATCCCTTGGATTTCGTTTCGGTAATATTTGTTACATAAG TGATGTCAGTGATATTCCAGAAGAAACTTATCCACTTTTGAAGGATTGTGAAATTCTAATATTG GACGCTCTACGGCCTGATCGCTCCTCTGCCACACATTTTGGACTTCCAAGG GCGCTAGATGAAGTCCGAAAAATTCAACCCAAAAGGACACTCTTTACAG GTATGATGCATCTGATGGATCATGAAGAAGTGAATGACTATCTTACAAAATTATTGGAATCTGAGGGCCTTGATGTACAATTGAGCTATGATGGGCTTCGTATTCCAATCACAGTTTAG
- the LOC107619199 gene encoding uncharacterized protein LOC107619199 produces the protein MAIKPTVALRAILVGGVAAFAKIAGAMKAAGGVKMGAAAAAMTAAATAAVAGSKQEQKDAPQQSPK, from the coding sequence ATGGCAATAAAACCAACAGTTGCATTGAGAGCTATACTTGTTGGAGGGGTTGCAGCATTCGCTAAAATAGCCGGCGCAATGAAGGCAGCAGGTGGTGTAAAAATGGGCGCAGCTGCGGCTGCAATGACAGCAGCAGCAACCGCAGCTGTGGCAGgatcaaaacaagaacaaaaagatGCTCCTCAACAGTCTCCAAAATAA